GAACCCTGATGGACCAGTTTCGGCAACTGCAACTCATTCTGATCGGACGCGGCCCCTGGTGGAGATCCACCGCATCCGACCGGCCCCGACCCGAGTAGCGCGCTCAATGCTGCGAGCGCAAGCCAGCGCCAGATGGTGACCCTCGGTCTGGTCACCGCAAGTCTCCCGCGATGACCTGCCCAATCGATTCCCGCCGATATCGGGACCTGCGGAGCAAGGAATTCTTCGTCGGCGCCCGTTCAATTACCTGCGGGAGCGATACTATCTCGGCGTGCCCCCAAGTCGAACACCCCAAAGATCTAAGGAAAAAGAGAACAATGATGGGAAACTTCAATTGCATTGCGGCTTGGACGCAGGCAGCAAAATTCGGCGCGCAGGCCGCTTTCAAGTCGTGTGCCATTCGAGGATTCCAGCGGCGCGGTCTACTTTTCTGAAGTACTATCGCTCAGAGGTTACGACCGCATGACGAAGAGTTCAATGTACCGGCAAAATGCCGCATAATCCTCGACCGGCTGCGGTATTTTGCGGGGTCGCGGAGGGCTGCTCAAGTCATTGTTCCGCGCCGTTCGGACAGGGAAGTTCCAAGACAAAGCGCGTTCCAACACCGTTCTCGCCCGCGTGACAGAGGATTGTCCCTCCGTGGGCCTCGAGGATCTGCCTGCACAGATACAGACCGATGCCGGCGCCCCAGGTGTTGGCACCATTCTGGAGCTGTTGCTCTACCCGGAAGAATTTTTCAAATACCCGCTCGCGAAAGACTTCCGCGATTCCAGAGCCTTGATCGCTTACTGCAATGTGCAGCGAGCCCGGGCCGCTGCCATTTCCGTCGGAGCTCATAGCAATCGATACCCGACCTCCGCGCGGGCTGTACTTCAGCGCGTTGCTCAGAAGATTGGTGAAGACCATGCCCAATCGAACAGTGTCACCTAGCACGAACGCGGGACGATACCCGGCTGCAACCTGCACGGCCACACCCGCATCTTCAAATCGCTGCCGCAGACTTAAGATGGCGCGATCGATAATTGGATAAAGATCGACCAGCTCACGGGACAGCCGAAGCTGGCCGGATTCGATTCGAGTCAGGTCGAGAAGTTCGTCGATAGTACTGGCCAACTCCTGGCATCCCTGCACTGCGGTCGCAAGAATTTCCTGCTGGCGCGGTGTCAGGTTTCCGGCGTGCTCGCCAAGCAGCAGCAGGTTCATCCGCAAAGTGGTGAGCGGGGTCTTCAATTCGTGGGAGGCGACCGCTACCAGTTCGGTGCGCAATTCATCAAGTCGCGCAAAATCTGTCACGTCGTACAAAACCGCCACCGCCCCGTAACGCCCGGGCCGGAATTCGGGGATGGATACCGCGGTGAGCATGAACTTGCGCGGCTGCCCCTCGAGCCTGACGGCAAATGCGCGCGTCAACTCGGCGCGAGCTTCGTCGGTCGGTTTGCCGTCCAGAGCGTCGCGGATCGCGCGCAGGCGCCCGGCCGAAAACGGCAAGTCGTCTACGATTTTCGCTCCTTGAGCCTTGGTTGCGACTAGTATCGATCTGGCGAGTGGATTTTGTGCGACGATGCGGCCATCGGGGTCGATGACGACGACCGCGTCGGGAAGCGCCGCGATCGTGGCTTCCAGAGTTTCTTTGGCTGCGATGACCTCGCCCAGGTTTGAGCGGCGTAACTCGGCGAGGGCCTCGGCCATGCGG
The nucleotide sequence above comes from Candidatus Binataceae bacterium. Encoded proteins:
- a CDS encoding ATP-binding protein, coding for MKIKHLQTRFILAGILLVMTTVVSGIWSAWTFAHLSEVAGSTIQKSQLTTDLSAVLSDALEREDDALLLAMSGDRVQAQKKLAAERMRFVQSYDRLKQSLDEPGEVQAAAQLAKHAAQYRAAGDALLSTVAQQDAFRWYYENVNPALRQAVAACAEIRESNFRAMQLAGIRARDDARGATILVITISAAALLISTLVAVLLARSVLTPIQELDRSVEALRLGDFDRRVEVTSRDELGHLAEGFNRMAEALAELRRSNLGEVIAAKETLEATIAALPDAVVVIDPDGRIVAQNPLARSILVATKAQGAKIVDDLPFSAGRLRAIRDALDGKPTDEARAELTRAFAVRLEGQPRKFMLTAVSIPEFRPGRYGAVAVLYDVTDFARLDELRTELVAVASHELKTPLTTLRMNLLLLGEHAGNLTPRQQEILATAVQGCQELASTIDELLDLTRIESGQLRLSRELVDLYPIIDRAILSLRQRFEDAGVAVQVAAGYRPAFVLGDTVRLGMVFTNLLSNALKYSPRGGRVSIAMSSDGNGSGPGSLHIAVSDQGSGIAEVFRERVFEKFFRVEQQLQNGANTWGAGIGLYLCRQILEAHGGTILCHAGENGVGTRFVLELPCPNGAEQ